The uncultured Roseibium sp. genome contains a region encoding:
- a CDS encoding SDR family NAD(P)-dependent oxidoreductase, translating into MASLHSNIDIVGYASRLPGANNSEDFWALLRDGKCAVTSVSNDRWPLARFGHPDKSSSGKSYTWAAGQLDDVWGFDPSFFGISPREALQIDPQQRLLLQLVWEALEHANVPPSELAGTATGVYVGASSLDYHHRFIGDPATADMQFMTGNTLSIVSNRISYIYDLRGPSFTVDTACSSSLVALHEAISAIESGQIDTAIVCGVSLLLSPFAFIGFSRATMLSPTGLCQAFDANGDGYVRSEGGVAIVLRSKRAKALNGARSHGKIMASGINADGRTVGLSLPSPYAQADLLREMYDGLGIDPNALAFVEAHGTGTRVGDPAEADALGKVIGQKRSDVLPIGSVKTNVGHLEPVSGLVGLVKSLLALKHDTLPKSLHFNTPNPDIPFEELNLKVASEQVALARSEKPRLAGINSFGFGGTNAHTVIADGDPEPVANDAISPAAPLILSARSKDALKELAARYRDRLKDADGKDAARVTVSAAHARELLAQRLVVSGDTPESRLASLEAFLAEEDAPEAIAGEALKQKEKIGFVFSGNGSQWAGMGQEAYQKDETFRLAFERVDKIFMGIGGWSLLTTLFAEDLENDIERAEISQPLLFAIQVALVEALKRRGIEADGACGHSVGEVAAAWCCGALTLEQAVKVIHARSSEQEVVRDLGSMAALLLPAEAALAAMEESGLPRLELAAINSPRSVTISGDTDSLDAFAKFARKKKWALRRLNLAYPFHSALVDPIRDPLLTALTGVTPQAPVLPFYSTVEPEAQDLALDSDYWWRNVRQPVKFADAISKMSEDGFGVLVEIGPKAVLGTYMNDVLRSDGKKATVLASLEQPGKNTAPVQNPVAKVASAMVAHGGRVDLSRFVAPRPNALAKLPGYPWQNSPYMPDPTSERVDFMFGRTWPLLGYRLRQDVAEWFNHVDAVAIPWLADHKVEESVVFPAAGYTEMILRATLSWTKSDTVEIRDLDILRPLVIDSGETWETEVRISPDDRVVEIYSRPRLQDSDWSLNARGHFVTPSETDHTPWLPAGEQEASRLNHDDLYTITRSFGLEYGPVFRRADHVITHDQRSATVYLRPQDDCLAQTELSLCPTLVDSGFHGLFALLQSVPGVPEKTSFLPIRIGSLRLLQPEAMPEAVRIKVTKASPRSIEATFEYIDANGAVIARLAQTRFRAVKLGRETRPNELIYKQLATLLPDADRKAPAETVLPNGFAAFAGEIGVSADEAPELEDSVLLIEALGRTIAHETLWQFCDNGRFDLTALIGTTKIHETARALVHSLLGWLEESELAAKAEGGWQLSDPADGPDASLLMQTIALEGARHIAEASLLARLYTGLADVLRDGLPSTAGDLYASGLYDAYLTASPAATANSGALKTAVLGLVDNWPEDRALRCLVVGASAHDVIQSLDRQLDPRRMSVAVTDPSDSQLGRGARLWTGSTSTQFHEFEDDTLAKHAPFDLIVFGESIAELREGQLSKIADMAVEDALLVAAEHLPAPLTDMIRGIGQDWWQDGDSDVALSRLNEDWSEILSRAGFGHIETATLNSTVAEGDLIAARAGAKPEQTAGEAEGEAAQAAPEAVHFLLFTDEEGPARKLADGLSACLNREDVATTLLIAGPETKEVSEGVWMIDVDGESDVLKQQLGKASGRLVHLQGGYADKTDALSVVDKRTWSLTRILNTLGAEDGEIVIVAPGGAQDLAGGIAHCPEQAGTWAYGRVAMNEFPQANIRLIDLSPTLEPGIAASRLAEELLRDSDEREVVLDGRNRSGLRILQGGVLPERTVSGGARPGMRLEILRQGALDQLSWQAIDRAEPQGSVVEIAVEASGLNFRDVMWALGLLPEEALEDGFAGPTLGMECCGTVVACGPEVTRFRPGDRVITFAPACFASHVTVDESGCAPMPSTVSPEEAATIPVTFLTAYYALVHLARLSEGETVLIHGGAGGVGLAALQIAKWRGARIITTAGSPEKRNVLKLLGADVVLDSRSLSFVDAVMKETGGEGVDVVLNSLFGEAMERSIEVLRPFGRFLELGKRDYYGNTRIGLRPFRQNLTYFGIDADQLLTRQPQLAVELFTRLVDLFESRTLSPLPYRVFEADQAVDAFRLMQQAGHIGKIVLRPPEVPENLPETPHLVFKDDAVYVIAGGFGGFGVELLNRLADKGAKHLAVLSRRGGDSDDARQAIKGLEKRGVSVSAYACDITDEAAVKKALEEIRSAGHPICGVFHTAMVLNDVLIANLEHDGLTRVLAPKVRGAELLDLLTQNDPLDHFVLYSSATTLVGNPGQANYVAANGYLEALARKRRAEGRPALTVAWGAISDAGYLARNEDINEMLSRKLGRHALTAKEALDGLMSLMALPQQDLETAAVGYARIDWQSARKDLALLGSPLIGLLGLGEGDDGSGAEGAIDLHALLDGMDKTSAAQTVAKLLAAEIGKILRISPDEIDAHKPLSDIGMDSLMALELRMSAERQLGIDIPLMSLANGATLIDLSSRVANRVLGEDGEDRYSAESQTLASQHITDNERTETEDLTDVAAQLESKSRELGSFL; encoded by the coding sequence GTGGCTTCATTACATTCAAATATTGATATCGTCGGTTATGCGAGCCGGTTGCCGGGCGCGAACAATTCGGAAGATTTCTGGGCGCTGCTGCGCGACGGAAAATGCGCCGTAACATCGGTTTCAAACGACAGATGGCCGCTGGCCCGCTTCGGACACCCTGACAAGTCCTCCTCCGGCAAAAGCTACACCTGGGCGGCCGGCCAGCTCGATGACGTCTGGGGTTTCGATCCGTCCTTTTTCGGCATCTCTCCGCGTGAAGCGCTCCAGATAGATCCCCAGCAGCGCCTGTTGCTGCAGCTGGTCTGGGAAGCCCTCGAACACGCCAATGTTCCGCCAAGCGAACTGGCAGGGACCGCGACCGGAGTTTATGTCGGTGCCTCATCCCTCGATTATCACCACAGGTTCATAGGCGACCCGGCAACCGCCGACATGCAATTCATGACCGGCAATACGCTGTCGATCGTGTCGAACCGCATTTCCTATATCTATGACCTGCGCGGCCCCAGTTTCACGGTCGATACCGCCTGTTCCTCTTCCCTGGTCGCGCTGCATGAAGCAATTTCCGCGATCGAGAGCGGTCAGATCGATACGGCCATCGTTTGCGGCGTCAGCCTGCTTTTGAGCCCCTTCGCGTTCATCGGCTTCTCGCGGGCCACCATGTTGTCGCCGACAGGCCTCTGCCAGGCATTCGATGCCAATGGCGACGGCTATGTGCGCTCCGAAGGTGGCGTTGCGATCGTGCTGCGCTCAAAACGCGCCAAAGCGCTTAATGGCGCGCGAAGCCACGGGAAGATCATGGCGTCCGGCATCAATGCCGACGGCCGCACGGTCGGCTTGTCCCTGCCCTCACCTTATGCGCAGGCGGATCTGCTGCGTGAAATGTACGACGGCCTCGGGATCGACCCGAACGCGCTCGCCTTTGTGGAAGCGCACGGCACGGGAACCCGCGTCGGCGATCCGGCGGAAGCCGATGCCCTGGGCAAGGTCATCGGCCAGAAACGCTCCGACGTCCTGCCGATCGGGTCCGTCAAGACCAATGTCGGCCACCTGGAACCGGTCTCGGGCCTCGTCGGACTGGTCAAGTCGCTTCTGGCGCTGAAGCATGACACGTTGCCGAAGTCTCTGCATTTTAACACGCCCAATCCGGATATCCCGTTCGAGGAACTTAACCTCAAGGTCGCAAGCGAACAGGTCGCGCTTGCCCGCTCCGAAAAGCCGCGCCTTGCCGGTATCAACTCGTTCGGCTTCGGCGGCACCAATGCCCACACGGTGATCGCGGATGGCGATCCCGAACCGGTGGCGAACGACGCGATTTCGCCGGCCGCACCGCTGATCCTGTCCGCCCGCTCCAAGGATGCGCTGAAGGAACTGGCCGCACGCTATCGCGATCGGCTGAAGGATGCGGATGGTAAAGACGCGGCACGCGTTACGGTTTCCGCCGCTCATGCGCGTGAGCTCCTGGCGCAGCGTCTTGTCGTTTCCGGCGACACGCCGGAAAGCCGGCTGGCGTCCCTTGAAGCGTTTCTCGCCGAAGAGGATGCGCCGGAGGCGATCGCCGGCGAAGCCCTCAAGCAGAAGGAGAAGATCGGCTTCGTCTTCTCCGGCAACGGTTCCCAGTGGGCCGGCATGGGCCAGGAAGCCTACCAGAAAGACGAAACCTTCCGGCTCGCGTTCGAGCGGGTCGACAAGATCTTCATGGGCATCGGCGGCTGGTCGCTTCTGACCACCCTATTCGCCGAAGACCTGGAAAACGATATCGAACGTGCGGAAATCTCTCAGCCGCTGCTGTTCGCCATCCAGGTTGCCCTGGTCGAGGCATTGAAACGCCGCGGCATCGAAGCGGATGGCGCCTGCGGACACAGCGTCGGCGAGGTCGCCGCTGCCTGGTGCTGCGGTGCCTTGACCCTTGAACAGGCCGTCAAAGTCATTCACGCCCGGTCCAGCGAACAGGAAGTGGTCCGAGACCTCGGCTCCATGGCCGCCCTTCTGCTGCCGGCCGAAGCCGCCTTGGCCGCAATGGAGGAAAGCGGCCTGCCTCGCCTTGAACTGGCCGCGATCAACAGCCCGCGCAGTGTTACCATTTCCGGCGACACCGATAGCCTGGACGCCTTCGCGAAATTCGCCCGCAAGAAGAAGTGGGCTCTGCGCCGGCTGAACCTGGCCTATCCGTTCCACAGCGCCCTGGTGGACCCGATCCGGGACCCGCTTCTGACGGCTCTGACCGGTGTTACGCCGCAGGCACCGGTCCTGCCCTTCTACTCGACCGTCGAGCCGGAGGCGCAAGACCTGGCGCTTGATAGCGATTACTGGTGGCGCAACGTTCGTCAGCCGGTGAAATTCGCCGACGCCATTTCGAAGATGAGCGAAGATGGATTCGGCGTTCTGGTGGAGATCGGACCGAAAGCGGTGCTCGGCACCTATATGAACGACGTTCTGCGCAGCGACGGGAAAAAGGCGACGGTGCTGGCAAGCCTGGAGCAGCCGGGCAAGAACACCGCGCCGGTGCAAAATCCGGTCGCCAAGGTGGCAAGTGCCATGGTTGCCCATGGCGGCAGGGTGGATCTCTCCCGCTTCGTCGCCCCGCGGCCGAATGCATTGGCCAAACTCCCGGGTTACCCCTGGCAGAATTCACCCTACATGCCCGATCCCACGTCGGAACGGGTGGACTTTATGTTCGGACGGACCTGGCCCCTGCTCGGCTACCGTCTGCGCCAGGACGTGGCGGAATGGTTCAACCATGTGGACGCTGTCGCCATTCCCTGGCTGGCGGACCACAAGGTCGAGGAATCGGTCGTTTTCCCCGCTGCCGGTTATACGGAAATGATACTGCGGGCGACCTTGAGCTGGACCAAGAGCGATACGGTCGAGATCCGCGATCTGGACATCCTGCGCCCGCTGGTCATCGACAGTGGTGAGACCTGGGAGACGGAAGTCCGGATCTCGCCGGATGACCGGGTCGTGGAAATTTATTCAAGACCACGCCTGCAGGACAGCGACTGGTCGCTGAACGCCCGCGGCCATTTCGTGACACCGTCGGAAACCGACCATACGCCATGGCTGCCGGCAGGCGAGCAGGAAGCCTCCCGGCTGAATCACGACGACCTTTACACGATCACCCGCTCTTTCGGCCTGGAATACGGCCCGGTCTTCCGGCGCGCGGACCATGTCATTACCCATGACCAACGCTCCGCCACGGTCTACCTTCGCCCACAGGACGACTGCCTAGCGCAGACCGAACTCTCCCTTTGCCCGACGCTGGTCGATTCCGGCTTCCACGGTCTTTTCGCCCTGCTGCAGTCGGTTCCGGGCGTTCCGGAAAAGACGAGCTTCCTGCCGATTCGCATCGGCAGCCTTCGGCTGCTGCAGCCGGAAGCGATGCCCGAGGCGGTCCGCATCAAGGTGACCAAGGCCTCGCCACGGTCCATCGAGGCCACATTCGAATATATCGACGCCAACGGAGCGGTTATTGCCCGCCTGGCGCAGACCCGCTTCCGGGCCGTCAAACTTGGACGGGAAACCCGTCCGAACGAGCTCATCTACAAGCAGCTGGCCACGCTCTTGCCGGACGCCGACCGCAAAGCGCCGGCCGAAACGGTTCTACCGAATGGCTTTGCAGCCTTTGCCGGAGAGATCGGCGTATCGGCCGACGAAGCGCCGGAACTGGAAGATTCCGTGCTTCTCATCGAGGCTCTGGGGCGGACGATTGCCCACGAAACGCTCTGGCAATTCTGCGATAATGGCAGGTTCGACCTGACCGCCCTGATCGGCACGACCAAGATCCATGAGACAGCGCGCGCGCTTGTCCATTCCCTGCTGGGATGGCTTGAGGAAAGCGAGCTTGCCGCTAAAGCCGAGGGCGGCTGGCAGTTGTCCGACCCCGCTGATGGGCCCGATGCGTCGCTGCTGATGCAGACCATCGCGCTGGAGGGCGCGCGCCATATCGCCGAAGCCTCGCTTCTTGCGCGTCTCTACACCGGGCTTGCCGATGTTCTCCGGGACGGGCTTCCATCCACGGCCGGAGATCTCTATGCGAGCGGGCTTTACGACGCCTATCTGACCGCTTCCCCTGCGGCGACAGCCAATTCCGGCGCCCTGAAAACCGCGGTTCTGGGACTGGTGGACAATTGGCCGGAAGATCGGGCGCTGCGCTGCCTCGTTGTCGGAGCGTCCGCACACGACGTCATTCAGTCGCTCGACCGCCAGCTCGATCCGCGTCGAATGTCCGTAGCGGTCACCGATCCGTCGGACAGCCAGCTCGGCCGCGGAGCCCGCCTTTGGACAGGAAGCACCTCGACCCAGTTCCACGAGTTCGAGGACGACACGCTTGCGAAGCACGCCCCATTCGACCTCATTGTCTTCGGAGAATCGATCGCCGAACTGCGGGAAGGCCAGCTTTCGAAGATCGCCGACATGGCGGTGGAAGACGCTCTGCTTGTGGCCGCCGAACACCTTCCCGCCCCGCTCACGGATATGATCCGAGGCATTGGACAGGACTGGTGGCAGGACGGAGACAGCGATGTCGCACTGTCCAGATTGAACGAGGACTGGAGTGAGATCCTTTCCCGGGCCGGTTTTGGACACATCGAAACCGCGACGCTGAACAGCACTGTCGCCGAAGGCGATCTGATTGCGGCCCGCGCCGGCGCCAAGCCGGAACAGACGGCCGGTGAAGCGGAAGGCGAAGCCGCACAGGCAGCTCCCGAAGCCGTACATTTCCTTCTGTTCACGGATGAGGAAGGCCCCGCGCGCAAATTGGCCGATGGCCTCTCGGCCTGTCTCAACCGGGAGGATGTTGCGACCACCCTCCTGATCGCCGGTCCGGAAACGAAAGAGGTTTCCGAAGGCGTCTGGATGATCGATGTCGACGGCGAGAGCGATGTCCTGAAGCAGCAGCTTGGTAAAGCGAGCGGGCGTCTGGTTCATCTTCAGGGCGGTTATGCCGACAAGACGGATGCCCTCAGCGTGGTCGACAAGCGCACATGGTCGCTGACACGGATCCTCAACACGCTCGGCGCCGAAGATGGCGAGATCGTCATCGTTGCCCCCGGCGGCGCGCAGGATCTCGCGGGCGGCATCGCCCATTGCCCGGAGCAGGCTGGAACCTGGGCCTACGGCCGCGTGGCGATGAATGAGTTTCCCCAGGCAAACATTCGCCTGATCGACCTTTCCCCGACACTCGAACCGGGCATTGCCGCATCGCGGCTTGCCGAGGAACTGCTGCGCGATAGCGATGAGCGGGAAGTCGTCCTGGATGGCCGCAACCGGTCCGGCCTCAGAATCCTGCAGGGCGGTGTCTTGCCGGAACGGACGGTCTCCGGCGGAGCCCGCCCCGGAATGCGTCTGGAAATCCTGCGCCAGGGCGCGCTGGACCAATTGTCGTGGCAAGCCATCGACCGGGCCGAACCGCAGGGGTCGGTCGTCGAGATCGCCGTTGAGGCCAGCGGCCTCAATTTCCGTGATGTCATGTGGGCGCTCGGCCTTTTGCCTGAAGAGGCGCTGGAAGACGGCTTTGCCGGTCCCACGCTCGGAATGGAGTGCTGCGGCACCGTCGTCGCCTGCGGTCCCGAAGTGACGCGCTTCCGACCCGGAGACCGGGTCATCACCTTCGCACCGGCCTGTTTCGCAAGCCATGTCACCGTGGACGAGAGCGGCTGTGCGCCGATGCCCTCCACGGTTTCTCCGGAGGAAGCGGCAACCATCCCGGTGACCTTCCTCACCGCCTATTATGCCCTGGTGCATCTCGCTAGGCTGTCGGAGGGTGAAACGGTCCTGATCCACGGCGGCGCCGGCGGTGTCGGCCTTGCCGCCCTCCAGATTGCCAAGTGGCGCGGCGCGCGGATCATCACAACGGCCGGTTCTCCGGAAAAGCGGAACGTGCTGAAGCTGCTAGGCGCCGATGTGGTCCTCGACTCGCGCAGCCTCTCTTTTGTCGACGCGGTCATGAAGGAAACGGGCGGCGAAGGTGTCGACGTCGTGCTGAACTCGCTCTTCGGCGAGGCCATGGAGCGCAGCATCGAAGTGCTGAGGCCCTTCGGTCGGTTCCTGGAACTGGGCAAGCGTGACTATTACGGCAACACGCGGATCGGGCTTCGACCGTTCCGCCAGAACCTGACCTATTTCGGGATCGATGCCGATCAGCTTCTGACCCGCCAGCCGCAGCTCGCTGTAGAGCTGTTCACCAGGCTGGTGGACCTGTTCGAGAGCCGGACGCTTTCGCCCCTGCCCTACCGGGTTTTCGAAGCGGATCAGGCTGTCGACGCTTTCCGCCTGATGCAGCAGGCCGGGCACATCGGCAAGATCGTGTTGCGCCCGCCTGAAGTGCCCGAAAACCTTCCCGAAACGCCGCATCTCGTCTTTAAGGACGACGCGGTTTACGTGATTGCGGGCGGCTTCGGCGGCTTCGGCGTGGAACTCCTAAACCGGCTTGCCGACAAGGGCGCGAAACACCTGGCGGTGCTGAGCCGCCGCGGTGGAGATTCCGACGATGCGCGCCAGGCCATCAAGGGGCTTGAAAAGCGCGGGGTTTCGGTTTCCGCCTATGCCTGCGACATCACCGATGAAGCAGCCGTCAAAAAGGCACTGGAAGAAATCCGCTCCGCCGGACACCCGATCTGCGGCGTGTTCCATACGGCGATGGTGCTGAACGACGTCTTGATCGCCAATCTGGAGCATGACGGGCTGACCCGCGTGCTGGCGCCGAAGGTGCGCGGAGCCGAACTGCTTGACCTTCTCACGCAGAACGATCCGCTCGATCACTTCGTGCTTTATTCCTCTGCAACCACCCTGGTCGGCAACCCGGGTCAGGCCAACTATGTGGCCGCCAACGGCTACCTGGAAGCGCTTGCGCGCAAGCGTCGCGCGGAAGGCCGCCCGGCCCTTACGGTTGCCTGGGGCGCCATCTCCGATGCGGGCTACCTTGCCCGCAACGAGGACATCAACGAGATGCTGTCGCGCAAGCTCGGCCGTCATGCCCTGACCGCCAAAGAAGCCCTCGACGGTCTGATGTCGCTGATGGCCCTGCCACAGCAGGATCTGGAAACGGCAGCTGTCGGCTATGCCCGCATCGACTGGCAATCGGCCCGCAAGGATCTGGCCTTGTTGGGCTCGCCGCTGATCGGTCTTCTCGGGCTTGGCGAGGGCGATGACGGCAGCGGCGCGGAAGGTGCCATCGATCTGCATGCCCTGCTCGACGGCATGGACAAGACCTCCGCGGCTCAGACCGTCGCCAAGCTGCTCGCGGCGGAAATCGGCAAGATCCTGCGGATCTCGCCGGACGAAATCGATGCACACAAGCCGCTTTCGGATATCGGCATGGATTCGCTGATGGCGCTGGAATTGCGCATGAGCGCGGAACGCCAGCTCGGGATCGACATTCCGCTGATGTCGCTCGCCAATGGCGCCACATTGATCGACCTGTCGAGCCGCGTGGCAAACCGCGTTCTGGGCGAAGACGGAGAGGACCGCTATTCTGCGGAATCTCAAACGCTTGCAAGCCAGCATATAACCGACAACGAACGTACGGAAACAGAAGACCTCACGGACGTCGCGGCGCAGCTGGAAAGCAAGAGCCGCGAACTGGGATCATTCCTATGA
- a CDS encoding aminotransferase class I/II-fold pyridoxal phosphate-dependent enzyme has product MTDTKGLGADERAKLMDSVRAGRRSARDKRPASTSAKAEAPKKKAFDFKSLPQIKQLQMQRAAADMMGIENPFFRPHDGLATGTTEIGGKVHDNFASYNYLGLNGHPEVNQAAKQAIDTFGTSVSASRIVAGERPLHGELEQALARVHGVESSIVMVSGHATNVTTIGHLMRKGDLILTDSLVHNSIAEGARLSGATRINFPHDDLNALEKLLAESRHKFDNVLIIVEGLYSMDGDFPDLKRLVALKQSYDAWLMVDEAHSIGVLGKTGRGIAEHFGIDPREVEMWMGTLSKTFSSCGGYIAGSKALCDYLKVSAPGFVFSVGLSPALTASAIASIQVMEREPERVRKLQENGQYFLKKAKEAGLDTGPSAGYSVVPVIVGDSVGAAILSNRLLERGVNALPIIFPAVPEKSARIRFFITSEHTQEQIDRAVETTVEELAKLKSDGSAVDRLIKATR; this is encoded by the coding sequence ATGACGGATACCAAGGGCCTGGGTGCCGACGAACGCGCCAAACTGATGGATAGCGTCCGTGCCGGACGCCGCTCGGCACGTGACAAGCGTCCCGCCTCGACTTCGGCAAAAGCCGAAGCACCGAAGAAAAAAGCGTTCGACTTCAAGTCCCTGCCGCAAATCAAGCAATTGCAGATGCAGCGCGCGGCGGCTGACATGATGGGGATTGAAAACCCCTTCTTCCGGCCACACGACGGCCTGGCGACCGGCACCACGGAGATCGGCGGCAAGGTCCACGACAACTTCGCCTCCTACAATTACCTTGGCCTCAACGGTCACCCGGAAGTCAATCAGGCTGCCAAGCAGGCGATCGACACCTTCGGAACCAGCGTGTCCGCCAGCCGGATCGTTGCCGGGGAGCGGCCGCTGCACGGCGAACTGGAGCAGGCGCTCGCGCGCGTGCATGGGGTCGAGTCCTCCATCGTCATGGTGAGCGGCCATGCGACCAATGTGACCACCATCGGTCACCTGATGCGCAAGGGCGATCTCATCCTGACGGATTCCCTGGTGCATAATTCGATCGCCGAAGGCGCAAGGCTGTCCGGGGCGACCCGGATCAACTTCCCCCATGACGATCTGAATGCGCTGGAAAAGCTGCTCGCCGAAAGCCGGCACAAGTTCGACAATGTGCTTATCATCGTCGAAGGCCTCTATTCCATGGACGGGGACTTCCCGGATCTGAAGCGGCTCGTTGCTCTCAAGCAGTCCTATGACGCCTGGCTTATGGTCGACGAAGCCCATTCGATCGGCGTCCTCGGAAAGACCGGTCGCGGCATTGCCGAACACTTCGGCATCGACCCCAGAGAAGTCGAAATGTGGATGGGAACGCTGTCAAAGACATTCTCCTCCTGTGGCGGCTATATCGCCGGCTCCAAGGCGCTGTGCGATTATCTCAAGGTTTCCGCACCGGGCTTCGTGTTCTCCGTCGGCTTGTCGCCCGCTCTGACCGCCTCGGCGATCGCCTCCATCCAGGTCATGGAACGCGAGCCGGAACGGGTGCGGAAGCTGCAGGAAAACGGCCAGTACTTTCTGAAAAAGGCAAAGGAAGCGGGTCTCGATACCGGCCCGAGCGCCGGCTATTCGGTGGTGCCGGTCATCGTCGGCGATTCCGTCGGCGCCGCGATCCTGTCGAACCGGCTTCTGGAACGGGGCGTCAACGCGCTGCCGATCATCTTTCCGGCGGTTCCGGAAAAGTCGGCCCGCATCCGCTTCTTCATTACCAGCGAGCACACGCAGGAACAGATCGACCGTGCGGTCGAAACCACGGTCGAGGAACTCGCCAAGCTGAAGAGCGACGGTTCGGCGGTCGACCGGTTGATCAAGGCGACGCGATAG
- a CDS encoding SDR family NAD(P)-dependent oxidoreductase has translation MTAMAARDPEVIVLTGASGGIGTALARELARPGRRLALIARDQEKLDALANVVREKGAEAETAALDIRDRDALHAFLADLDARHPVDLVIANAGVTAGLGPGRSRETDHEADRQIDINYRGAVNTVTGVVEPMRLRGRGQIVLVASLAGMRALPDMPSYSATKAAVIAYGHSLRGWLAPFGVDVTIICPGFVTSPMSARHKGSKPFEMPAEKAAVKMRRAIEKRKAFYAFPFILATGIRLQNLLPARISDLFMGGFAADIEEDPRYSGSDQDRG, from the coding sequence ATGACCGCCATGGCTGCGCGAGACCCTGAAGTGATTGTCCTGACCGGCGCGAGCGGAGGCATAGGAACGGCACTTGCCCGCGAACTGGCACGGCCGGGCCGGCGGCTGGCGTTGATCGCGCGAGACCAGGAAAAGCTCGATGCGCTTGCAAACGTGGTTCGGGAGAAGGGGGCGGAAGCGGAAACCGCTGCGCTCGATATTCGTGACCGGGATGCCCTTCATGCATTTCTGGCCGACCTGGATGCGCGCCATCCGGTGGATCTCGTCATTGCCAATGCGGGCGTGACGGCGGGACTCGGGCCCGGACGCAGCCGTGAAACGGATCATGAGGCCGACCGGCAGATCGATATCAATTACCGTGGTGCGGTCAATACGGTCACGGGTGTCGTGGAACCGATGCGCCTGCGCGGGCGAGGGCAGATTGTCCTTGTCGCCTCGCTGGCCGGCATGCGCGCCTTGCCCGACATGCCAAGCTACAGTGCGACCAAAGCCGCCGTCATTGCCTACGGCCATTCCCTGCGTGGCTGGCTTGCCCCCTTCGGTGTCGATGTGACCATCATCTGCCCGGGGTTTGTCACATCGCCCATGTCGGCCCGGCACAAAGGCTCCAAGCCGTTTGAGATGCCGGCGGAAAAGGCTGCGGTGAAAATGCGCCGGGCGATCGAAAAGCGGAAGGCCTTTTATGCCTTTCCTTTCATCCTGGCGACAGGCATCCGGCTGCAGAACCTGCTGCCAGCTCGGATTTCCGATCTCTTCATGGGGGGCTTTGCCGCCGATATCGAGGAAGACCCGAGATACTCAGGCAGTGACCAAGACCGTGGCTGA
- a CDS encoding capsular biosynthesis protein: MPGGNDLIAPERRRVLFLQGPLSPLFRQIGNRIREAGHDVFRINLCAGDWLHWHGPECTSFRGPPADWPGFIGRFLADNRITDLVLHGDQRLYHRLAINCAKQQDIQIAVTELGYLRPGWMTLERNGLSTLSHFPDDPVHVRRIADKVGDVDFSPMFPGSFYLQTVPDVIYNLANVILKPLYPHYQRHTIYHPIPEYLRGAVRLLGEKRRNGEVNAALAGLVENATPFFVLPLQLEGDFQLRRHSPYGSFADVINLVLGSFAQAAPVAAHLVLKSHPLDVGYESWPEVVGKAVARYGLEGRVHFFDGGNLGALFKHASGMVTLNSTAGLEALQAGVPVKTLVPAHYDIAGLTSRAPLESFWTAPEKPDPELLEAFLRAIAGTIQVRGSIHNRDGVPVAAENIARRILDRSLNEPDAFVDPPPRLERARALGVPL, encoded by the coding sequence ATGCCTGGCGGGAATGACCTGATAGCGCCTGAGCGCCGCAGGGTTCTGTTCCTGCAAGGGCCGTTATCCCCGCTCTTCCGCCAGATCGGAAACCGCATTCGTGAAGCCGGTCATGACGTTTTCCGTATCAATCTGTGTGCAGGCGACTGGCTGCACTGGCATGGCCCGGAGTGCACATCGTTTCGCGGGCCGCCTGCGGACTGGCCGGGTTTCATTGGCCGCTTTCTGGCAGACAACCGCATCACCGACCTGGTTCTCCACGGTGATCAGCGCCTCTACCATCGTCTCGCCATAAACTGCGCCAAACAACAGGACATTCAGATCGCCGTAACCGAACTCGGTTATCTGCGTCCCGGCTGGATGACCCTGGAGAGAAACGGTTTGTCGACGTTGAGCCATTTCCCGGACGATCCGGTTCATGTCAGGCGGATCGCGGACAAGGTCGGCGATGTCGATTTCTCGCCTATGTTTCCCGGTTCCTTTTATCTGCAGACCGTTCCCGACGTGATCTACAATCTGGCGAATGTCATCCTGAAACCGCTTTATCCGCACTATCAGCGCCACACGATCTATCATCCGATCCCGGAATATCTGCGTGGAGCGGTCAGGCTGTTGGGCGAGAAACGGCGCAACGGGGAAGTGAATGCGGCCCTGGCCGGGCTGGTGGAGAACGCTACTCCCTTCTTCGTTCTGCCGCTCCAACTGGAAGGCGATTTCCAGCTGCGCCGCCATTCGCCCTATGGCAGCTTCGCAGACGTCATCAATCTGGTGTTGGGGTCTTTCGCGCAGGCGGCACCGGTGGCCGCACACCTTGTTTTGAAAAGTCATCCTCTGGACGTGGGCTACGAAAGCTGGCCGGAGGTGGTCGGCAAGGCCGTAGCGCGCTATGGACTTGAAGGAAGGGTCCATTTCTTTGATGGCGGCAACCTCGGGGCTCTTTTCAAACATGCAAGCGGCATGGTGACGCTGAATTCCACGGCTGGCCTCGAGGCGCTGCAGGCCGGGGTGCCGGTCAAGACGCTGGTTCCCGCTCATTACGATATCGCCGGTCTGACCTCCCGTGCACCGTTGGAATCCTTCTGGACGGCACCGGAAAAACCGGACCCGGAGTTGCTTGAGGCTTTCCTGCGTGCGATCGCCGGCACGATCCAGGTGCGAGGCTCGATTCACAATCGCGACGGCGTGCCGGTTGCGGCTGAAAACATCGCCCGGCGGATCCTGGACCGAAGTCTCAACGAGCCCGATGCCTTCGTCGATCCGCCGCCGCGCCTTGAACGCGCCAGGGCGCTTGGGGTGCCGCTTTGA